A window of the Dongshaea marina genome harbors these coding sequences:
- a CDS encoding type 1 glutamine amidotransferase, translating into MLAVCLIDCDSSKTPQIRTILERQGNKVETIRLRDANSTSFERFSACIISGGPHLVTDPQQGSLLYSQFSFIDPLKVPTLGICLGHQAIALRCGAQAYRGAERREAEIIKLCDSHPLFNGIPENFSATADHCEGVTLPEGFRKLASSRFYEVEAMACEKRPLVSVQFHPEVSGELGEHILQNFCNFAKASQPMT; encoded by the coding sequence ATGCTTGCTGTTTGCCTCATCGATTGTGATAGCTCTAAAACCCCGCAGATCCGCACTATCCTTGAGCGACAAGGCAACAAGGTCGAAACCATAAGGCTCAGGGATGCCAACTCAACCAGCTTTGAGCGCTTTTCTGCCTGCATCATCTCAGGTGGCCCACATCTGGTGACCGACCCTCAGCAAGGATCGCTTTTGTACTCTCAGTTCTCCTTCATCGACCCCCTTAAAGTACCAACTCTTGGGATCTGCCTGGGACACCAGGCGATCGCACTGCGCTGCGGGGCACAGGCGTATCGTGGAGCTGAGCGCCGCGAAGCTGAAATCATAAAGCTATGCGACTCTCATCCCCTGTTTAATGGGATACCCGAGAACTTTTCAGCAACAGCTGATCACTGTGAGGGGGTAACTCTGCCCGAAGGTTTCAGAAAACTTGCCAGCTCTCGCTTCTACGAGGTGGAGGCAATGGCATGTGAGAAGAGACCCCTGGTGAGTGTGCAGTTCCATCCCGAGGTCTCCGGAGAGCTTGGTGAGCATATCCTGCAGAATTTTTGTAACTTCGCCAAAGCTTCGCAACCAATGACATAA
- a CDS encoding outer membrane protein — translation MKKLVVVAAVASALACGSAMAQLTPYVGVNLGWGGMQTNDKPIDGLNQSSDSIGGVAGGINIGILAGDTPFQYGAEMGYYTYADNTYNYDSIPLNAQYKGNYFDLLGVGKYSFSSGWNIFGKAGAAYVTQKLNANADGFNVIDDTQHKILPKVALGVGYDFTSNWSANLQFSQVFGHKAPQFKGNITNLSDYDKVASVQMLTLGVAYRF, via the coding sequence ATGAAAAAATTAGTAGTTGTTGCAGCAGTTGCCAGTGCCTTAGCTTGTGGTAGTGCAATGGCACAGTTAACCCCCTACGTAGGTGTCAATCTTGGTTGGGGAGGAATGCAGACTAATGACAAGCCCATAGATGGACTTAATCAGAGCTCAGATAGTATTGGTGGGGTTGCCGGAGGGATTAATATCGGGATCCTGGCGGGGGATACGCCTTTTCAGTATGGCGCTGAGATGGGGTATTACACCTATGCAGATAACACATATAACTACGATAGTATCCCTCTTAATGCCCAATATAAGGGGAACTATTTTGATCTATTGGGAGTAGGTAAATACAGTTTCAGCAGTGGCTGGAATATCTTTGGTAAGGCCGGTGCAGCCTATGTAACCCAGAAGCTTAATGCTAATGCGGATGGCTTTAATGTGATTGATGATACCCAGCATAAGATTCTGCCCAAGGTTGCTCTTGGGGTAGGCTATGACTTCACCTCTAACTGGAGCGCTAACCTGCAGTTTAGCCAGGTGTTTGGTCATAAGGCTCCCCAGTTTAAGGGCAATATAACAAATTTGAGTGACTACGATAAGGTAGCCTCGGTTCAGATGCTCACCCTGGGAGTCGCTTACCGTTTTTGA
- a CDS encoding LacI family DNA-binding transcriptional regulator: MATINDISKLVGVSKATVSRAINGTGQVKESTRNAIFEAMAELGFRPNTLARALATNSSNSIGLVLSDFDGSYFGALLKQAAKATGDAGKQLIVTDGHNDVQREIEAIHSLVARRCDAIILYSRSMTVQDFCDLKQEVPVPIVVINRQLPAEAGHSVCFDQRDAAYQAVSELLEHGHHQIACISCPLETTTGQLRLEGYQEALQDKAMTANPQLMVEGHYSPDSGYQACQELLSRGKGFSALFACSDDMAIGAIRALNEAGLGVPQDVSVIGIDNVPLSGFVTPPLSTINIPVYEITDSAMKIALQLADGQQVEAGSRMFCGELIKRESIIQATDSED; the protein is encoded by the coding sequence ATGGCAACAATAAACGATATCAGTAAATTAGTGGGTGTCTCCAAGGCAACCGTCTCCAGAGCCATCAATGGCACCGGGCAGGTCAAGGAGTCTACCCGCAACGCAATCTTTGAGGCGATGGCTGAGCTTGGATTCAGACCCAACACCCTGGCCAGGGCCCTGGCAACCAATAGCTCCAATAGCATCGGTCTGGTGCTATCTGATTTTGATGGCAGCTATTTCGGGGCTCTTCTCAAACAGGCAGCCAAGGCCACCGGAGATGCCGGAAAACAGCTGATTGTCACCGATGGGCATAACGATGTTCAAAGAGAGATTGAGGCGATTCACTCCCTGGTGGCACGCCGCTGTGATGCCATTATCCTCTATAGCCGCTCGATGACGGTTCAGGATTTTTGCGATCTCAAGCAGGAAGTCCCGGTGCCGATCGTTGTGATCAATCGCCAGCTCCCGGCAGAGGCGGGTCATAGCGTCTGCTTTGATCAGCGGGATGCTGCCTACCAGGCTGTGTCTGAGCTACTCGAGCATGGACATCACCAGATCGCCTGTATCAGCTGCCCTCTTGAAACAACCACGGGTCAGTTGCGCTTAGAGGGGTACCAGGAAGCGTTGCAGGATAAGGCGATGACGGCAAATCCTCAGTTGATGGTGGAGGGTCATTACAGTCCGGACAGTGGCTATCAGGCTTGCCAGGAGCTGCTCTCTCGTGGGAAGGGATTTTCGGCCCTGTTTGCCTGCAGTGATGATATGGCCATAGGGGCGATTCGAGCCCTCAATGAGGCGGGATTAGGGGTTCCACAGGATGTTTCCGTAATAGGGATAGATAATGTGCCGCTCAGTGGTTTTGTTACACCTCCGCTATCAACCATTAATATTCCGGTCTATGAGATCACGGACAGCGCAATGAAGATTGCGCTGCAGCTCGCCGACGGCCAGCAGGTTGAAGCTGGCAGCCGAATGTTTTGTGGAGAGCTAATTAAACGGGAGTCGATAATACAAGCTACTGATTCTGAAGATTAG
- a CDS encoding glycosyl hydrolase family 28-related protein, giving the protein MKYRLKKSSLIFSGIIAGLAATAAQAQLVDGSEFASLLKSPNKCINGTCPAGAYFVKSSDGADVLNKLGTKIGGPQDGSRPGLTSQWSDKRYAILIEGSSAPYTMAKPFKIGYYTQILGVGTSKNSTTVAPGINVLNECDTTAYTKSCKTVGALNNFWRGMENLTIDSSNLKNPDGITPAGTLRFAVSQASPIRNVDFKGKDLLMCDWNVGQINENPDHSWPCGFASGGFMANSHIDKELQTGSQQQFYVTDTSFSNWKAGNWNMVSHNNQGPLTIAGEDGSTQNSWGDFPFTDIKDTLTIPDKPRLVYTQGDWRVDRGDGSTSLSVKDSFVVISPQSSTTEQNTQVDAQKVSSELSQGKSLIVMPGVYDINGTIKVPANTTVLGIGVPSLVCNSGQCIDVEGEQGVRLAGITLEAGTARPSSDPVNTLLKVGGDTLNSNDNSMNPDVLQDVYCRIARTTTAMTGNPAANSCVTVNANNTIGQNLWLWRADHDAQSGTSADPENNLVGWDTDQAEYGLIVNGKDVVMNGLAVEHFQNYQTVWNGQGGQINFYQSEMPYLMPINGGSSAQVKCSLPGQASSVTKQVCPSLIVTDKASGFVGKGLGVYSYFPNAQGQTTIHAPTAIEVKATGGVSIEHVMTRWLNGDKQSGIDSILTDASGNTYPVNSAVNGTTLGYALNSFSS; this is encoded by the coding sequence GTGAAATATCGTCTGAAAAAATCATCTCTTATCTTTTCAGGAATCATTGCCGGCCTGGCAGCAACAGCGGCGCAGGCGCAGCTGGTCGATGGTTCTGAATTTGCCTCACTACTAAAGTCACCCAATAAGTGTATCAATGGCACTTGCCCTGCCGGTGCATACTTTGTCAAAAGTAGTGATGGTGCTGATGTTCTCAATAAACTGGGAACCAAGATCGGCGGCCCTCAGGATGGCTCACGTCCAGGGTTAACCAGTCAATGGTCTGATAAGCGTTATGCCATTTTGATTGAGGGCTCATCTGCACCATATACCATGGCAAAACCCTTTAAGATTGGCTACTACACCCAGATTCTGGGCGTCGGAACCAGCAAGAATAGCACCACGGTCGCTCCGGGAATCAACGTCCTAAATGAGTGCGATACCACTGCATATACCAAGTCATGCAAAACCGTAGGTGCACTCAATAACTTCTGGCGAGGAATGGAAAATCTCACCATAGATTCAAGCAACCTGAAAAATCCTGATGGCATAACTCCAGCCGGAACTCTACGCTTTGCAGTATCACAAGCTTCACCCATCCGTAATGTCGACTTCAAAGGCAAAGATCTGCTGATGTGTGATTGGAATGTTGGCCAGATTAATGAGAATCCAGATCATAGCTGGCCCTGTGGCTTTGCCAGCGGTGGATTTATGGCAAACAGCCATATAGATAAAGAGCTACAGACAGGATCTCAACAACAATTCTATGTTACAGATACCAGCTTTAGTAATTGGAAAGCCGGGAACTGGAATATGGTCTCCCACAATAACCAGGGACCTCTAACCATAGCTGGTGAAGATGGCTCCACCCAAAATAGCTGGGGTGATTTCCCATTCACCGACATCAAAGATACCCTGACCATTCCCGACAAACCACGACTGGTTTACACCCAGGGCGACTGGAGAGTCGATCGGGGTGATGGCAGCACATCATTGTCGGTGAAAGACTCCTTCGTGGTCATCTCCCCACAGAGTTCAACCACAGAGCAAAATACCCAGGTTGATGCCCAAAAGGTTAGCTCTGAACTTAGCCAGGGCAAGAGCCTCATCGTTATGCCCGGTGTTTATGATATCAATGGCACCATCAAGGTTCCGGCCAATACCACTGTGCTTGGTATCGGAGTACCCTCCCTGGTGTGTAACAGTGGTCAGTGTATTGATGTTGAGGGGGAACAAGGCGTTCGCCTGGCTGGCATCACCCTGGAGGCTGGTACAGCACGCCCTTCGAGCGATCCTGTGAATACCCTGCTCAAAGTGGGTGGGGACACCCTCAATAGCAATGATAACAGTATGAACCCGGACGTACTGCAAGATGTTTACTGTCGAATAGCCAGAACGACGACGGCCATGACAGGAAACCCGGCAGCCAATAGCTGTGTCACAGTCAATGCCAACAACACCATAGGGCAGAATCTGTGGCTATGGCGTGCTGACCATGATGCCCAGAGCGGCACCAGTGCGGATCCCGAAAATAACCTGGTGGGCTGGGATACAGATCAGGCGGAGTATGGTCTGATTGTTAATGGTAAAGATGTGGTGATGAATGGCCTGGCGGTCGAGCACTTCCAAAACTATCAGACGGTGTGGAACGGCCAGGGCGGGCAAATCAACTTTTACCAATCTGAGATGCCCTATCTAATGCCGATCAATGGTGGTAGTAGTGCTCAGGTGAAATGCTCACTGCCGGGCCAAGCCAGCTCAGTCACCAAGCAGGTGTGCCCATCATTGATTGTTACCGATAAGGCGAGCGGTTTTGTGGGTAAGGGGCTTGGTGTCTACAGCTACTTCCCCAATGCTCAGGGGCAAACAACCATCCATGCGCCAACCGCCATCGAGGTCAAAGCGACAGGAGGGGTCAGCATTGAGCATGTAATGACCCGCTGGTTAAATGGCGATAAGCAAAGTGGTATCGATAGCATACTGACCGATGCCAGTGGGAATACGTATCCAGTAAACAGCGCGGTCAATGGAACAACCCTGGGCTATGCCCTGAATTCATTCAGTAGCTAA
- a CDS encoding outer membrane beta-barrel protein, with protein MKKLLIASMVAATVAASGAAFAQDTSNSGAQDTNTSGSSIKPMGPYVKGELGWADQDSSGDNMLSGRTNSDLGGRVAAGYNFDLNPKVSVAPEIGYGYYGKGSKDGTDAKYHALDLSGVGTYHLNEKIDLFGKAGMAYKSVDFEHGSWTETSDDYNGWTPLVGVGAGYNLTPQLQAQVTYTHMFEHQSYALDSVMAGLKYNF; from the coding sequence ATGAAAAAATTGCTTATTGCTTCTATGGTGGCAGCAACGGTCGCAGCATCAGGTGCCGCATTTGCTCAGGACACTAGTAACTCAGGTGCTCAGGATACCAATACATCAGGCTCTTCAATTAAGCCGATGGGCCCCTATGTCAAGGGTGAGTTGGGTTGGGCAGATCAAGACTCAAGTGGGGATAACATGCTCAGTGGCAGAACCAACAGTGATTTAGGTGGCCGAGTCGCAGCAGGTTATAACTTCGACCTGAACCCAAAAGTCTCTGTCGCGCCGGAAATTGGTTACGGCTACTATGGTAAAGGCTCGAAAGATGGCACAGATGCAAAATATCATGCTCTGGATCTTAGCGGCGTAGGCACCTACCACCTGAATGAAAAAATCGATCTCTTCGGCAAGGCAGGCATGGCCTATAAGAGTGTAGACTTCGAGCATGGCAGCTGGACGGAGACAAGTGATGACTACAATGGCTGGACACCTCTGGTGGGAGTGGGTGCCGGCTATAATCTAACTCCACAGCTTCAGGCTCAGGTGACCTATACCCATATGTTTGAGCATCAGAGCTATGCGCTGGATAGTGTGATGGCGGGCCTGAAATATAACTTCTAA